One region of Streptomyces davaonensis JCM 4913 genomic DNA includes:
- a CDS encoding cysteine desulfurase, whose protein sequence is MTQLPGLLDTEALRKDFPILDRVLHDGKKLVYLDNAATSQTPRQVLDVLSEYYEQHNANVHRGVHVLAEEATALYEGARDKVAEFINAPSRDEVIFTKNASESLNLVANMLGWADEPYRVDAETEIVITEMEHHSNIVPWQLLAQRTGAKLKWFGLTDDGRLDLSNIDEIITEKTKIVSFVLVSNILGTVNPVEAIVRRAQEVGALVCIDASQAAPHMPLDVQALQADFVAFTGHKMCGPTGIGVLWGRQELLEDLPPFLGGGEMIETVSMHSSTYAPAPHKFEAGTPPISQAIGLGAAIDYLNSIGMDNILAHEHALTEYAVRRLQEVPGLRIIGPTTAEDRGAAISFTLGDIHPHDVGQVLDEQGIAVRVGHHCARPVCLRYGIPATTRASFYLYSTPAEIDALVDGLEHVRNFFG, encoded by the coding sequence GTGACACAGCTGCCGGGCCTCCTCGACACAGAGGCGCTCCGCAAGGACTTCCCGATCCTGGACCGGGTGCTCCACGACGGCAAGAAGCTCGTGTACCTGGACAACGCGGCGACCTCGCAGACGCCGCGCCAGGTGCTCGACGTGCTCTCCGAGTACTACGAGCAGCACAACGCCAACGTCCACCGTGGCGTGCATGTCCTCGCCGAGGAGGCCACGGCGCTCTACGAGGGCGCGCGGGACAAGGTCGCGGAGTTCATCAACGCGCCCAGCCGCGACGAGGTGATCTTCACCAAGAACGCCTCGGAGTCCCTCAACCTCGTGGCGAACATGCTGGGCTGGGCCGATGAGCCCTACCGCGTGGACGCCGAGACCGAGATCGTCATCACGGAGATGGAGCACCACTCCAACATCGTGCCGTGGCAGCTGCTCGCGCAGCGCACGGGCGCGAAGCTGAAGTGGTTCGGTCTCACCGACGACGGCCGTCTCGACCTGTCCAACATCGACGAGATCATCACCGAGAAGACGAAGATCGTCTCCTTCGTGCTGGTGTCCAACATCCTGGGCACGGTCAACCCGGTCGAGGCGATAGTGCGCCGGGCGCAGGAGGTCGGTGCGCTGGTCTGCATCGACGCCTCGCAGGCCGCCCCGCACATGCCGCTGGACGTGCAGGCGCTCCAGGCCGACTTCGTGGCCTTCACCGGCCACAAGATGTGCGGCCCGACCGGCATCGGCGTCCTGTGGGGCCGCCAGGAGCTGCTGGAGGACCTGCCTCCGTTCCTGGGCGGCGGCGAGATGATCGAGACCGTGTCGATGCACTCGTCGACCTACGCTCCCGCCCCGCACAAGTTCGAGGCGGGCACCCCGCCGATCTCGCAGGCCATCGGCCTGGGCGCGGCGATCGACTACCTCAACTCCATCGGCATGGACAACATCCTCGCCCACGAGCACGCGCTCACGGAGTACGCGGTACGGCGCCTCCAGGAGGTGCCCGGCCTCAGGATCATCGGCCCGACCACGGCCGAGGACCGGGGCGCGGCGATCTCCTTCACGCTGGGCGACATCCACCCCCACGACGTGGGCCAGGTGCTGGACGAGCAGGGCATCGCGGTCCGGGTCGGCCACCACTGCGCCCGACCCGTCTGCCTGCGGTACGGAATTCCTGCGACCACGCGAGCGTCGTTCTATCTGTACTCCACGCCCGCCGAGATCGACGCTCTGGTGGACGGCCTGGAGCACGTCCGGAACTTCTTCGGCTGA
- a CDS encoding DMT family transporter: MGYLTLAGAIAAEVAATTAMKYSDGFSRLWPSLLTALGYVVSFALLAQTLKTVGIGAAYAIWAGVGTASIAVIGLVAFGEALTFTKISGILLIVAGVVVLNLGGAH; encoded by the coding sequence ATGGGATACCTGACGCTCGCCGGCGCCATCGCCGCCGAGGTGGCCGCCACCACCGCCATGAAGTACAGCGACGGTTTCAGCAGGCTCTGGCCGTCGCTGCTGACGGCGCTCGGCTACGTCGTCTCCTTCGCGCTGCTCGCCCAGACCCTGAAGACCGTCGGCATCGGCGCCGCCTACGCGATCTGGGCCGGTGTCGGCACCGCGAGCATCGCCGTCATCGGCCTCGTGGCGTTCGGTGAGGCACTGACCTTCACCAAGATCTCCGGGATCCTGCTGATAGTCGCGGGGGTCGTGGTCCTGAACCTGGGCGGCGCGCACTGA
- the sufB gene encoding Fe-S cluster assembly protein SufB → MTLPTETAHPELEGLGKYEYGWADSDEAGASAKRGLSEDVVKDISAKKAEPEWMTKLRLKGLRLFDKKPMPNWGSDLSGIDFDNIKYFVRSTEKQAESWEDLPEDIKNTYDKLGIPEAEKQRLVAGVAAQYESEVVYHQIREDLEEQGVIFLDTDTALKEHPELFKEYFGTVIPVGDNKFASLNTAVWSGGSFIYVPPGVHVEIPLQAYFRINTENMGQFERTLIIVDEGAYVHYVEGCTAPIYKSDSLHSAVVEIIVKKNARCRYTTIQNWSNNVYNLVTKRAVAYEGATMEWIDGNIGSKVTMKYPAVYLMGEHAKGETLSIAFAGEGQHQDAGSKMVHMAPNTSSNIVSKSVARGGGRTSYRGLVEIGEGAAGSKSNVLCDALLVDTISRSDTYPYVDVREDDVSMGHEATVSKVSEDQLFYLMSRGLSEFEAMAMIVRGFVEPIAKELPMEYALELNRLIELQMEGAVG, encoded by the coding sequence ATGACTCTCCCCACGGAGACCGCCCACCCTGAGCTGGAAGGCCTGGGCAAGTACGAATACGGCTGGGCCGACTCCGACGAAGCCGGCGCCTCTGCGAAGCGCGGTCTGAGCGAGGATGTCGTCAAGGACATCTCCGCGAAGAAGGCCGAGCCGGAGTGGATGACCAAGCTTCGTCTCAAGGGTCTGCGCCTGTTCGACAAGAAGCCCATGCCGAACTGGGGCTCGGACCTCTCCGGCATCGACTTCGACAACATCAAGTACTTCGTACGCTCCACGGAGAAGCAGGCGGAGTCCTGGGAGGACCTGCCCGAGGACATCAAGAACACCTACGACAAGCTCGGCATCCCGGAGGCGGAGAAGCAGCGCCTGGTCGCCGGTGTGGCCGCGCAGTACGAGTCGGAGGTCGTCTACCACCAGATCCGCGAGGACCTGGAGGAGCAGGGCGTCATCTTCCTGGACACCGACACCGCGCTGAAGGAGCACCCGGAGCTCTTCAAGGAGTACTTCGGCACCGTCATCCCCGTCGGTGACAACAAGTTCGCCTCCCTGAACACCGCCGTGTGGTCCGGTGGGTCGTTCATCTATGTGCCGCCGGGCGTGCACGTGGAGATCCCGCTCCAGGCCTACTTCCGGATCAACACCGAGAACATGGGCCAGTTCGAGCGGACCCTGATCATCGTCGACGAGGGTGCCTACGTGCACTACGTCGAGGGCTGCACGGCCCCGATCTACAAGTCGGACTCGCTGCACTCCGCGGTCGTCGAGATCATCGTCAAGAAGAACGCCCGCTGCCGCTACACGACCATCCAGAACTGGTCGAACAACGTCTACAACCTGGTCACCAAGCGCGCCGTGGCGTACGAGGGCGCGACCATGGAGTGGATCGACGGCAACATCGGCTCCAAGGTGACGATGAAGTACCCGGCCGTCTACCTGATGGGCGAGCACGCCAAGGGCGAGACCCTCTCCATCGCCTTCGCGGGCGAGGGCCAGCACCAGGACGCCGGTTCCAAGATGGTCCACATGGCGCCGAACACCTCCTCCAACATCGTCTCCAAGTCGGTGGCGCGCGGTGGCGGCCGTACGTCCTACCGCGGTCTCGTGGAGATCGGTGAGGGCGCGGCCGGCTCCAAGTCCAACGTGCTGTGCGACGCGCTGCTCGTCGACACCATCTCCCGCTCCGACACGTACCCCTACGTGGACGTCCGCGAGGACGACGTGTCCATGGGCCACGAGGCGACCGTCTCCAAGGTCTCCGAGGACCAGCTCTTCTACCTGATGAGCCGCGGTCTGAGCGAGTTCGAGGCGATGGCGATGATCGTGCGAGGCTTCGTCGAGCCCATCGCCAAGGAGCTGCCCATGGAGTACGCCCTTGAGCTCAACCGGCTGATCGAGCTGCAGATGGAAGGCGCCGTCGGTTAA
- the dapD gene encoding 2,3,4,5-tetrahydropyridine-2,6-dicarboxylate N-succinyltransferase — MTDTTAPRTTGAVAAGLATIAADGTVLDTWFPAPELAVEPGPSGTERLSAERAVELLGEGAAKALGPDARRGVEVVAVRTVVSSLDAKPIDAHDVYLRLHLLSHRLVKPHGQSLDGMFGFLANVAWTSLGPVAVDDIEKVRLNARAEGLHLQVTSIDKFPRMTDYVAPKGVRIADADRVRLGAHLAEGTTVMHEGFVNFNAGTLGTSMVEGRISAGVVVGDGSDIGGGASTMGTLSGGGNVIIAIGERCLIGAEAGVGIALGDECVVEAGLYVTAGTRVTMPDGEIVKARELSGASNILFRRNSVTGTVEARPNNAVWGGLNEILHSHN; from the coding sequence ATGACCGACACGACTGCACCTCGCACCACCGGCGCCGTTGCCGCCGGGCTCGCCACGATCGCCGCCGACGGCACCGTCCTCGACACCTGGTTCCCCGCGCCCGAGCTCGCCGTCGAGCCCGGCCCCTCCGGCACGGAGCGGCTGTCCGCCGAGCGTGCCGTGGAGCTGCTCGGCGAGGGCGCGGCGAAGGCGCTCGGCCCGGACGCCCGCCGGGGCGTGGAGGTCGTCGCGGTGCGCACGGTCGTCTCGTCCCTCGACGCGAAGCCCATCGACGCCCACGACGTCTACCTGCGGCTGCACCTCCTCTCCCACCGCCTGGTCAAGCCGCACGGCCAGAGCCTGGACGGCATGTTCGGCTTCCTCGCCAACGTCGCCTGGACCTCGCTCGGCCCGGTCGCGGTGGACGACATCGAGAAGGTGCGGCTGAACGCCCGCGCCGAGGGGCTGCACCTTCAGGTGACGTCCATCGACAAGTTCCCGCGCATGACGGACTACGTGGCACCGAAGGGCGTGCGCATCGCCGACGCCGACCGCGTTCGCCTGGGCGCGCATCTCGCCGAGGGCACGACGGTCATGCACGAGGGCTTCGTCAACTTCAACGCGGGCACGCTCGGTACGTCGATGGTCGAGGGCCGGATCTCCGCGGGCGTCGTCGTCGGGGACGGGTCGGACATCGGCGGCGGTGCGTCGACGATGGGAACGCTGTCGGGTGGCGGCAATGTGATCATCGCTATCGGTGAGCGGTGCCTGATCGGTGCGGAGGCGGGTGTCGGTATCGCGCTGGGCGATGAGTGCGTTGTCGAGGCCGGCCTGTACGTCACCGCGGGGACTCGGGTGACCATGCCGGACGGGGAGATCGTCAAGGCCCGTGAGCTGTCCGGCGCGTCGAACATTCTGTTCCGTCGTAACTCGGTGACGGGGACGGTGGAGGCTCGGCCGAACAATGCGGTGTGGGGCGGGTTGAACGAGATTCTTCACAGTCACAACTAG
- the sufU gene encoding Fe-S cluster assembly sulfur transfer protein SufU, with protein MKLDSMYQEVILDHYKNPHGRGLRDGDAEVHHVNPTCGDEITLRVKYDGSTIEDVSYEGQGCSISQASASVLNELLVGKELADAQRIQETFLELMQSKGKIEPDDAMEEVLEDAVAFAGVSKYPARVKCALLSWMAWKDATAQALGGADAERKTA; from the coding sequence ATGAAGCTGGACTCGATGTACCAGGAAGTCATCCTGGACCACTACAAGAACCCGCACGGGCGGGGCTTGCGGGATGGCGACGCCGAGGTGCACCACGTCAACCCGACGTGCGGTGACGAGATCACCCTGCGCGTGAAGTACGACGGCTCGACGATCGAGGACGTCTCGTACGAGGGCCAGGGCTGCTCGATCAGCCAGGCCTCGGCGTCCGTGCTGAACGAGCTGCTGGTCGGCAAGGAGCTGGCCGACGCCCAGCGGATCCAGGAGACCTTCCTGGAGCTGATGCAGTCCAAGGGGAAGATCGAGCCCGACGACGCGATGGAGGAGGTCCTGGAGGACGCGGTCGCGTTCGCCGGGGTCTCCAAGTACCCGGCGCGGGTGAAGTGCGCTCTCCTGAGCTGGATGGCGTGGAAGGACGCGACGGCCCAGGCCCTGGGCGGAGCCGACGCCGAAAGGAAGACGGCATGA
- a CDS encoding AbfB domain-containing protein, whose protein sequence is MPNNKSRPPQARPWESGWAPETSRTPGTRRLWLAGALALATIGACVTAIAVTHKPTDGPSQSAFPSTSAYPPGLISFATPSASTASPAPSAEPDSRPSAHSKTRAPRPTPTPTPSRGHAEPSASSAPEPATAWRSVRSVNYPDRSWQVSDGLVRLTTSADTFKLLKGLAEPSCYSFATADGSYLRHREFLLRAEPDDGSALFAQDATFCPRASSHSGAIMLESVNFPGRYLRHRNFQLRLDPHQSSELYLADSAFRLTG, encoded by the coding sequence ATGCCAAACAACAAGTCCCGGCCCCCTCAGGCCCGTCCCTGGGAGAGCGGCTGGGCGCCGGAAACCTCCCGGACGCCGGGCACGCGCCGCCTCTGGCTGGCCGGGGCCCTGGCGCTGGCCACGATCGGCGCGTGCGTGACGGCAATCGCCGTGACCCACAAGCCCACTGACGGTCCGTCACAGTCGGCGTTCCCGTCGACGAGCGCCTACCCACCCGGCCTGATCTCCTTCGCGACCCCGTCGGCGAGTACGGCCTCCCCGGCCCCGTCGGCGGAGCCGGACAGCCGCCCGTCCGCGCACTCGAAGACCCGGGCACCGCGTCCCACTCCGACGCCCACCCCCTCCCGCGGCCACGCCGAACCGTCGGCCAGTTCCGCCCCGGAGCCGGCCACCGCCTGGCGCTCGGTGCGCTCGGTCAACTACCCCGACCGCTCCTGGCAGGTGAGCGACGGCCTGGTCCGGCTCACCACGTCCGCCGACACCTTCAAGCTGCTCAAGGGCCTGGCCGAGCCGTCCTGTTACTCCTTCGCCACGGCGGACGGCAGCTATCTGCGCCACCGTGAGTTCCTGCTGCGCGCCGAGCCCGACGACGGCTCCGCGCTCTTCGCCCAGGACGCCACCTTCTGCCCACGCGCCTCGTCCCACTCCGGCGCGATCATGCTGGAGTCGGTGAACTTCCCGGGCCGCTATCTACGCCACCGCAACTTCCAACTCCGGCTGGATCCCCACCAGTCGAGCGAGCTGTACCTCGCGGACTCGGCGTTCCGGTTGACGGGCTGA
- a CDS encoding non-heme iron oxygenase ferredoxin subunit, with protein MTYVRACGLSELEEDTPKRVELDGTPVSVVRTEGEVFAIHDICSHANVSLSEGEVEDCQIECWLHGSAFDLRTGKPSGLPATRPVPVYPVKIEGDDVLVSLTQES; from the coding sequence ATGACGTACGTACGCGCCTGTGGGCTGAGCGAGCTGGAGGAGGACACCCCGAAGCGGGTGGAACTCGACGGCACGCCGGTCTCGGTCGTCCGCACCGAGGGTGAGGTGTTCGCGATCCACGACATCTGCTCCCACGCGAACGTCTCGCTCTCCGAGGGCGAGGTGGAGGACTGCCAGATCGAGTGCTGGCTGCACGGCTCCGCGTTCGACCTCCGCACCGGCAAGCCGTCCGGCCTACCCGCGACGCGCCCCGTCCCCGTATACCCCGTAAAGATCGAAGGGGACGACGTGCTCGTCTCCCTCACCCAGGAGTCCTGA
- a CDS encoding SigE family RNA polymerase sigma factor, producing MDGQAQDRFREFVENRSAALLRTAVLLSGGDRHAAEDLLQNALIKAAGRWHRIDEPEAYVRQILYRQQISRWRLKWRRRELSVAEPPDTGASADDSGAAELRLVIRGALARLTARQRTVLVLRYFEDLPEAEVARILGCSVGTVRSTTHRSLARLRTLAPELAGLTTVERLPDFSPVEVRP from the coding sequence ATGGATGGCCAGGCGCAGGACAGGTTCCGGGAGTTCGTGGAGAACCGGTCGGCCGCGCTGTTGCGGACTGCCGTGCTGCTGAGTGGCGGGGATCGGCATGCCGCTGAGGATCTGCTTCAGAACGCGCTGATCAAGGCGGCCGGGCGGTGGCATCGGATCGACGAGCCCGAGGCGTATGTGCGCCAGATTCTGTATCGGCAGCAGATCAGCCGTTGGCGGCTGAAGTGGCGGCGGCGCGAGTTGAGTGTCGCCGAGCCGCCCGACACCGGCGCCTCCGCGGACGACTCCGGCGCCGCCGAGCTGCGGCTCGTCATACGCGGCGCCCTTGCCCGGCTCACCGCGCGGCAGCGGACCGTGCTGGTACTGCGCTACTTCGAGGACCTGCCCGAGGCCGAGGTGGCCCGGATCCTCGGCTGTTCCGTCGGGACCGTCCGGTCCACCACCCATCGCTCCCTCGCCCGGCTGCGCACCCTCGCGCCCGAGCTGGCCGGCCTCACGACGGTGGAGCGACTGCCCGACTTCTCTCCCGTGGAGGTACGTCCGTGA
- a CDS encoding helix-turn-helix transcriptional regulator, translating to MKNVGEAHEELATGERSTRNRVARSILDHGPSTVAELAGRLGLTQAAVRRHLDALVADDVVEPREQRVYGARTRGRPAKVFALTDCGRDAFDQSYDKLAADALRWIQERFGGDEAVVAFARARIAEQATAYREAVQAAAPEDRTEALARALSADGYAATARSAPVGEQLCQHHCPVAHVAEKFPQLCEAETEIFSQLLGTHVQRLATIAHGDGVCTTFIPKISHNASASTAGRNPA from the coding sequence GTGAAAAACGTCGGCGAGGCTCATGAGGAGCTCGCGACCGGTGAGCGGTCCACCCGCAACCGGGTCGCGCGGTCCATCCTGGACCACGGCCCGTCGACCGTCGCCGAGCTGGCCGGACGGCTGGGCCTGACCCAGGCCGCCGTACGACGGCATCTGGACGCGCTGGTCGCCGACGATGTCGTGGAGCCGCGTGAGCAGCGCGTGTACGGCGCCCGGACCCGGGGCCGCCCCGCCAAGGTCTTCGCGCTCACCGACTGCGGACGCGACGCCTTCGACCAGTCCTACGACAAGCTCGCCGCCGATGCCCTGCGCTGGATCCAGGAGCGGTTCGGCGGGGACGAGGCCGTCGTCGCCTTCGCCCGCGCGAGGATCGCCGAGCAGGCGACCGCGTACCGCGAGGCCGTCCAGGCGGCCGCCCCCGAGGACCGCACCGAAGCCCTGGCCAGGGCCTTGAGTGCGGACGGGTACGCTGCTACGGCGCGCAGCGCACCGGTCGGCGAGCAGCTCTGCCAGCACCACTGCCCGGTGGCTCATGTCGCGGAAAAGTTCCCGCAGCTCTGCGAGGCGGAGACCGAGATCTTCTCCCAGCTGCTCGGCACCCACGTCCAGCGACTGGCGACCATCGCGCACGGCGACGGCGTCTGCACGACGTTCATCCCCAAGATTTCCCACAACGCATCCGCAAGCACGGCCGGGAGGAACCCCGCATGA
- a CDS encoding TetR/AcrR family transcriptional regulator codes for MARRYDPERRQRIIDAAIRVVGQKGLAGLTHRSVAAEADVPLGSTTYHFATLDELMVAALRQANEGFAKVIAARGALTDPTADLAQELAGWIGEWLAGDRTGVELECELYLAALRRPALRPVAAEWATDLAELLARRTDPVTARALVALMDGICLQVLLTGVPYDEEYAREILGRVIVAPAPGT; via the coding sequence ATGGCCCGGCGCTACGACCCGGAGCGACGCCAGCGGATCATCGACGCCGCGATCCGGGTCGTGGGACAGAAGGGCCTCGCGGGTCTGACCCACCGCTCGGTCGCGGCCGAGGCCGACGTCCCGCTCGGCTCGACGACGTACCACTTCGCCACCCTCGACGAGTTGATGGTCGCGGCGCTGCGGCAGGCCAACGAGGGTTTCGCCAAGGTGATCGCCGCGCGCGGCGCGCTGACCGACCCGACGGCGGACCTCGCGCAGGAGCTGGCCGGGTGGATCGGCGAGTGGCTCGCGGGCGACCGCACGGGTGTGGAACTGGAGTGCGAGCTGTATCTCGCCGCCCTGCGCCGCCCCGCCCTGCGCCCCGTCGCCGCCGAGTGGGCGACGGACCTTGCGGAACTGCTCGCCCGCCGCACGGACCCGGTCACCGCGCGGGCGCTGGTCGCGCTGATGGACGGGATCTGTCTTCAGGTGCTGCTCACGGGGGTGCCGTACGACGAGGAGTACGCGCGGGAGATCCTCGGGCGGGTCATCGTCGCGCCGGCGCCCGGCACGTGA
- the sufC gene encoding Fe-S cluster assembly ATPase SufC translates to MATLEIRDLHVTVEADNATKEILKGVDLTVKQGETHAIMGPNGSGKSTLAYSLAGHPKYTITGGTVTLDGEDVLEMSVDERARAGLFLAMQYPVEVPGVSVSNFLRTSATAVRGEAPKLRTWVKEVKEAMERLNMDPAFAERNVNEGFSGGEKKRHEILQLELLKPSIAILDETDSGLDVDALRIVSEGVNRVRETGEVGTLLITHYTRILRYIKPDHVHVFAGGRIVESGGPELADKLEAEGYEAYTKGGVSA, encoded by the coding sequence ATGGCTACGCTTGAAATCCGAGACCTGCACGTCACCGTCGAGGCCGACAACGCCACGAAGGAGATCCTCAAGGGCGTCGACCTCACCGTGAAGCAGGGCGAGACGCACGCCATCATGGGCCCCAACGGCTCCGGCAAGTCGACCCTCGCCTACTCCCTGGCCGGTCACCCGAAGTACACGATCACCGGCGGCACCGTCACCCTCGACGGCGAGGACGTCCTGGAGATGTCCGTCGACGAGCGCGCCCGCGCCGGCCTGTTCCTCGCGATGCAGTACCCGGTCGAGGTCCCCGGCGTCTCGGTCTCCAACTTCCTGCGCACCTCCGCCACCGCCGTCCGCGGCGAGGCCCCCAAGCTGCGCACCTGGGTGAAGGAGGTCAAGGAGGCCATGGAGCGCCTCAACATGGATCCCGCCTTCGCCGAGCGCAACGTCAACGAGGGCTTCTCCGGCGGTGAGAAGAAGCGCCACGAGATCCTCCAGCTGGAGCTGCTCAAGCCGAGCATCGCGATCCTCGACGAGACCGACTCCGGCCTCGACGTCGACGCCCTGCGCATCGTCTCCGAGGGCGTCAACCGGGTCCGTGAGACCGGCGAGGTCGGCACCCTGCTGATCACGCACTACACGCGCATCCTGCGCTACATCAAGCCCGACCACGTCCACGTGTTCGCGGGCGGCAGGATCGTCGAGTCCGGTGGCCCCGAGCTCGCCGACAAGCTCGAGGCCGAGGGCTACGAGGCTTACACGAAGGGTGGCGTATCCGCGTGA
- a CDS encoding metal-sulfur cluster assembly factor, whose amino-acid sequence MTETVEMKPASEEEIREALYDVVDPELGIDVVNLGLIYGIHIDEANIATIDMTLTSAACPLTDVIEDQAKSATDGLVNELRINWVWMPPWGPDKITDDGREQLRALGFNV is encoded by the coding sequence ATGACTGAGACCGTTGAGATGAAGCCGGCCTCGGAGGAGGAGATCCGCGAGGCGCTGTACGACGTCGTCGACCCCGAGCTGGGCATCGACGTGGTCAACCTCGGCCTGATCTACGGCATCCACATCGACGAAGCGAACATCGCGACGATCGACATGACCCTGACCTCGGCGGCCTGTCCGCTGACCGATGTCATCGAGGACCAGGCCAAGTCCGCCACGGACGGCCTCGTCAACGAGCTGCGCATCAACTGGGTCTGGATGCCGCCGTGGGGCCCGGACAAGATCACGGACGACGGCCGCGAGCAGCTTCGGGCGCTCGGGTTCAACGTCTGA
- a CDS encoding HAD domain-containing protein: MSRPLLFLDVDGPLNPWAAQPERRPEGYTTIRVSLRPGRPLRVWLNPSHGPSLLALDYDLCWATTWMNAANRWIAPVIGLPELPYVDFGDNLFAERPDGVHWKTATIVKYAQGRPFAWVDDEQSEADEAYVAQNHVGPALLHHVNPRIGLREPDFAALRKFREVL, encoded by the coding sequence GTGAGCCGCCCCTTGCTGTTCCTGGACGTCGACGGCCCCCTGAACCCCTGGGCCGCCCAGCCCGAGCGCCGCCCCGAGGGCTACACCACGATCCGGGTCTCCCTCCGCCCCGGCCGCCCCCTGCGCGTCTGGCTCAACCCGTCCCACGGCCCGTCCCTGCTGGCCCTCGACTACGACCTCTGCTGGGCCACGACCTGGATGAACGCCGCCAACCGCTGGATCGCCCCGGTCATCGGCCTCCCCGAACTCCCGTACGTCGACTTCGGCGACAACCTGTTCGCGGAACGCCCGGACGGCGTCCACTGGAAGACGGCGACGATCGTGAAGTACGCGCAGGGCCGCCCCTTCGCGTGGGTGGACGACGAACAGAGCGAGGCGGACGAGGCGTATGTGGCGCAGAACCATGTGGGACCGGCACTGCTGCACCACGTGAACCCAAGAATCGGCCTACGGGAGCCGGACTTCGCAGCACTGCGGAAATTCAGGGAAGTGCTTTAG
- the sufD gene encoding Fe-S cluster assembly protein SufD encodes MAEAQNTPVGSSTTAGAIAVAAESTVATRMSAPPSFDVADFPVPHGREEEWRFTPLERLRGLHDGTAVATGDGVKVTVEAPEGVVVETVGRDDARLGKAGTPVDRIAAQAYSAFEKASVVTVPKETVLTEPIRIAVHGEGGTAFGHQVVELGAFAEAVVVIDHTGDAVLAANVDYLLGDGAKLTVVSVQDWDDKAVHVGQHNALVGRDASFKSVVVTFGGDVVRLHPRVNYAGTGGEAELFGLYFTDAGQHQEHRLLVDHGTPHCKSNVVYKGALQGEQAHAVWIGDVLIEAKAEGTDTYEMNRNLVLTDGARVDSVPNLEIETGEIVGAGHASATGRFDDEQLFYLMARGIPQHEARRLVVRGFFAELVQQIGVADIEERLIAKIEEELEASVA; translated from the coding sequence ATGGCTGAGGCTCAGAACACCCCGGTGGGCAGCAGCACCACCGCAGGCGCCATCGCGGTGGCCGCCGAGTCCACCGTCGCCACGCGCATGAGCGCGCCCCCGTCCTTCGACGTGGCCGACTTCCCGGTCCCGCACGGACGCGAGGAGGAGTGGCGCTTCACTCCGCTGGAGCGCCTGCGCGGGCTGCACGACGGTACCGCCGTCGCCACCGGCGACGGCGTGAAGGTCACCGTCGAGGCGCCCGAGGGTGTCGTCGTCGAGACCGTCGGCCGGGACGACGCGCGGCTCGGCAAGGCGGGCACCCCGGTGGACCGCATCGCGGCCCAGGCGTACTCCGCCTTCGAGAAGGCCTCGGTCGTCACCGTGCCGAAGGAGACCGTGCTCACCGAGCCGATCCGCATCGCGGTGCACGGTGAGGGCGGCACCGCCTTCGGCCACCAGGTCGTCGAGCTGGGCGCGTTCGCCGAGGCCGTCGTGGTCATCGACCACACCGGTGACGCGGTGCTCGCCGCCAACGTCGACTACCTCCTCGGCGACGGCGCCAAGCTGACCGTCGTCTCCGTCCAGGACTGGGACGACAAGGCCGTGCACGTCGGCCAGCACAACGCCCTGGTCGGCCGGGACGCCAGCTTCAAGTCGGTCGTGGTGACCTTCGGCGGCGACGTCGTACGCCTGCACCCGCGCGTCAACTACGCGGGCACCGGCGGCGAGGCCGAGCTGTTCGGCCTGTACTTCACCGACGCGGGCCAGCACCAGGAGCACCGCCTCCTGGTCGACCACGGCACCCCGCACTGCAAGTCCAACGTCGTCTACAAGGGCGCGCTCCAGGGCGAGCAGGCGCACGCGGTGTGGATCGGTGACGTGCTCATCGAGGCCAAGGCCGAGGGCACCGACACCTACGAGATGAACCGCAACCTGGTCCTCACCGACGGCGCCCGCGTCGACTCGGTGCCGAACCTGGAGATCGAGACCGGCGAGATCGTCGGCGCCGGTCACGCCTCCGCGACCGGCCGCTTCGACGACGAGCAGCTCTTCTACCTGATGGCCCGCGGCATCCCGCAGCACGAGGCCCGCCGCCTCGTCGTCCGCGGCTTCTTCGCCGAGCTGGTCCAGCAGATCGGTGTCGCCGACATCGAGGAGCGGCTCATCGCGAAGATCGAGGAGGAGCTGGAGGCGTCCGTCGCATGA